One genomic window of Metopolophium dirhodum isolate CAU chromosome 4, ASM1992520v1, whole genome shotgun sequence includes the following:
- the LOC132942655 gene encoding tumor suppressor candidate 3: MYLKTILLCAFIVLNSLVESAREERPKSLDQKVQQLNDLYQKKFLVKFNGPKFKEFVKSPPRNYSVIMMFTAMASHRQCSICGHASDEFIIVANSYRYSHRLTESPLYFGIVDFDEGSDIFQMLRINTAPVFMHFPAKGKPKPLDTMDIQRVGFASEMIAKWIQERTDVQIRIFRPPNYSSTLALSILFAICSSFLYIRRNNMEMFFNKNLWGVFSVLFCLNMISGQMWNHIRGPPLMHRNQQGIITYIHNSSQGQFIVETYIIIILNTILVFGAVIMIDSYTKKTDSKTRKIMTVGGLALVVFLFSVILSIFKSKAHGYPYSFLIK; the protein is encoded by the exons AGCCTTGATCAAAAAGTACAGCAGCTAAATGATCTATACCAAAAGAaatttttggttaaatttaATGGTCCTAAATTTAAAGAATTCGTCAAATCACCACCAAGAAACTATTCGGTTATCATGATGTTTACTGCAATGGCATCACATCGACAATGTTCAATTTGCGg gcaTGCTAGTgatgaatttataattgtagCAAATTCATATCGCTATTCCCATAGACTAACTGAAAGTCCTTTATATTTTGGAATTGTTGATTTTGATGAGGGATCTGACATTTTTCAAATG TTGCGAATCAATACCGCTCCAGTGTTTATGCATTTTCCAGCAAAAGGTAAACCAAAACCTTTAGATACTATGGATATACAAAGAGTTGGTTTTGCATCAGAAATGATTGCAAAATGGATACAAGAAAGAACTGACGTACAA atTCGAATATTCCGACCACCAAATTATTCAAGTACATTGGCGTTATCCATCTTATTTGCAATATGctcatcatttttatatatcagacgaaataatatggaaatgtttttcaataaaaatttatggGGAGTTTTTTCTGTG TTATTTTGTCTGAACATGATTTCTGGACAAATGTGGAATCATATTAGAGGGCCACCATTAATGCATCGTAATCAGCAAGGCATTATCACATATATTCACAATTCTTCACAAGGACAGTTTATTGTTGAAACCtacatcataattatattgA ATACAATATTGGTGTTTGGAGCTGTGATAATGATCGATTCTTATACAAAGAAAACAGATTCTAAGACACGTAAAATAATGACTGTTGGTGGTTTAGCATTGGTTGTATTTTTATTCAGCGTTAttctatctatatttaaatcaaaagcCCATGGATATCCTTACAG cttTTTGATCAAATAA